A window from Opitutia bacterium ISCC 52 encodes these proteins:
- a CDS encoding phnA protein has product MAKGFDQHQQHLQQLSLLGKDLTRRYKASCELGTTSGTSLSIYEVPPISKEPQIDSVLHLCESCFSQLDKPKQIDPNHWRILSETVWSEVPAVQVMAVRLLRHLANKQAWAQEILEGLYLEDELEAWVDKQGLQ; this is encoded by the coding sequence ATGGCGAAAGGATTCGATCAACATCAGCAGCATCTCCAACAACTGTCATTACTTGGCAAGGATTTGACAAGACGATATAAGGCTAGCTGTGAGCTAGGTACCACATCCGGTACCTCCCTTTCAATTTACGAAGTTCCTCCGATATCCAAAGAGCCTCAGATTGATTCAGTGCTCCACCTATGCGAATCATGCTTCTCTCAATTGGATAAACCGAAGCAAATCGATCCGAATCACTGGAGAATTCTATCGGAAACAGTTTGGTCGGAAGTTCCAGCTGTTCAAGTAATGGCCGTGCGTTTGCTAAGACACCTGGCGAACAAGCAAGCTTGGGCGCAAGAAATCCTTGAGGGACTGTATCTGGAAGATGAATTGGAAGCCTGGGTAGATAAGCAGGGCCTACAATAA
- a CDS encoding glycosyltransferase family 4 protein, with protein sequence MKLNREKPIDVLETTNYLYLCLSYTFIANRKPLITRFSSSTGQLRQYGNWRSSKVDLIELLEIWMFKRSNIKLSHTYQHSHLIAHQMNISPSKIRIIPHGTSIMEGQTIEPTQSSGDTLNILFLGRLESRKGIHTFLKAIPLLRNKHANLQFRIAGEDPENVYQNIFNEENPSNTAEVTFLGEITHEQKVEEYNNCDIFAAPSLYESFGLIYIEAMSFGKPVIGCSAGGAIEVIKDKEVGYLIEPGSVEELSAAINLLVSNHDLRAKMGEAAKQRVKTLFTADIMAENSHRMLTAITSDWNFRL encoded by the coding sequence ATGAAGCTAAATAGGGAAAAACCTATCGATGTTCTAGAAACGACAAACTATCTATATTTATGCCTGTCCTATACATTTATTGCAAACCGCAAACCGCTAATCACACGGTTTAGCTCATCTACCGGCCAGCTTAGGCAGTATGGCAATTGGCGCAGTTCTAAAGTCGATCTTATCGAACTACTGGAAATCTGGATGTTTAAACGGAGCAACATTAAGCTCTCTCATACCTACCAACATAGTCATTTGATTGCACATCAGATGAATATTTCTCCTTCCAAAATCAGAATAATCCCCCATGGCACCTCCATCATGGAAGGACAAACGATAGAGCCAACCCAATCATCTGGAGACACTCTAAACATCTTATTTCTAGGCAGACTGGAATCTAGAAAAGGCATCCACACATTTTTGAAAGCAATTCCACTACTCAGAAATAAACATGCGAACCTCCAGTTTAGAATCGCCGGAGAAGATCCCGAAAACGTCTACCAGAATATATTCAATGAAGAGAATCCTTCCAACACAGCAGAAGTCACCTTCCTTGGAGAGATTACTCATGAACAGAAAGTGGAAGAGTACAATAATTGTGATATCTTTGCTGCACCTTCGCTATACGAATCCTTCGGACTCATCTACATAGAGGCGATGAGTTTTGGAAAACCAGTTATTGGCTGTTCTGCCGGTGGAGCGATTGAAGTGATCAAAGACAAAGAAGTTGGATACCTGATAGAACCCGGTTCTGTAGAAGAGTTGTCTGCAGCCATAAACCTTCTAGTATCCAACCATGATTTGAGGGCTAAGATGGGAGAAGCGGCCAAGCAAAGAGTGAAGACTTTATTTACAGCAGACATTATGGCTGAGAATTCACACCGTATGCTTACCGCGATCACATCTGATTGGAATTTCAGATTATAG
- the groL gene encoding chaperonin GroEL (60 kDa chaperone family; promotes refolding of misfolded polypeptides especially under stressful conditions; forms two stacked rings of heptamers to form a barrel-shaped 14mer; ends can be capped by GroES; misfolded proteins enter the barrel where they are refolded when GroES binds) has product MAKQLLFSENARKKILSGVEALAKSVKVTLGPKGRNVVIDKKFGSPTVTKDGVTVAKEIELADPYENMGAQMVREVASKTSDAAGDGTTTATVLAEAIYREGLKNVAAGSNPVYLKRGIDKAVEAAVAELHNISKSVEDREEVRQVATVSANWDTQIGDIIADAMDKVGKDGTITVEEAKSIETTLEVVEGMQFDKGYLSPYFATDTESMEAVLEDAYILLNEKKISNLQDLLPLLQKVAQTGKPFFIISEDVEGEALAALVVNKIRGTLNVCAVKAPGFGERRKAILEDIAILTGGKLITEDLGIKLENVDVEDLGTAKRITVDKENTVLVEGGGSAADIQGRVKQIRRQIEETTSDYDREKLQERLAKLAGGVAVINVGAATEPEMKEKKARVEDALHATRAAVEEGIVPGGGVAILRVSKAIDALNLEGDEAVGASIVHRAVQSPLKQLCSNAGIEGAVVVQKVLEGDGSLGYNVATDEYEDLIKAGVVDPTKVTRTALQNASSVAGLLLTTECLITDIPEDTPEPAGHDHGGGMGGMGGMM; this is encoded by the coding sequence ATGGCTAAACAATTACTCTTCAGCGAAAACGCTCGCAAAAAGATCCTCAGTGGCGTCGAAGCTTTGGCAAAATCTGTCAAAGTAACTCTCGGACCCAAGGGACGTAACGTCGTAATCGACAAGAAATTCGGTTCACCAACCGTAACCAAAGACGGTGTAACCGTTGCTAAGGAAATCGAACTGGCTGATCCCTACGAAAACATGGGAGCACAGATGGTTCGCGAAGTTGCATCTAAGACTTCCGATGCCGCTGGTGATGGAACCACAACCGCAACTGTTCTTGCCGAAGCGATCTATCGCGAAGGTCTCAAGAACGTAGCTGCAGGATCTAATCCTGTTTACTTGAAGCGTGGAATCGACAAGGCTGTTGAAGCTGCTGTTGCCGAGCTCCACAACATCAGCAAGTCTGTTGAAGACCGCGAAGAAGTTCGTCAGGTTGCTACTGTATCTGCTAACTGGGACACGCAAATCGGTGACATCATTGCCGATGCAATGGACAAAGTAGGTAAGGACGGAACCATCACAGTTGAAGAAGCAAAGTCTATTGAGACTACGCTCGAGGTTGTTGAAGGTATGCAGTTCGATAAGGGTTACTTGAGCCCTTACTTCGCTACTGACACTGAGTCTATGGAAGCCGTTCTCGAAGATGCTTACATCCTCCTGAACGAAAAGAAGATTTCTAATCTGCAAGACCTCCTGCCTCTCCTTCAGAAAGTTGCCCAAACCGGTAAACCTTTCTTCATCATCTCTGAAGATGTTGAAGGTGAAGCTTTGGCTGCTCTCGTAGTGAACAAGATTCGTGGAACCCTGAATGTTTGTGCCGTTAAGGCTCCAGGTTTCGGTGAGCGTCGTAAGGCCATCCTCGAAGACATCGCTATCCTGACCGGTGGTAAGCTCATCACGGAAGATCTTGGAATCAAGTTGGAGAATGTTGACGTTGAGGATCTTGGAACTGCCAAGCGTATCACCGTTGATAAAGAAAATACCGTTCTTGTTGAAGGTGGTGGATCAGCTGCCGACATTCAAGGCCGCGTAAAGCAAATCCGTCGTCAAATTGAAGAAACCACTTCCGACTACGATCGCGAAAAACTGCAAGAGCGCTTGGCCAAGTTGGCTGGTGGTGTTGCTGTGATCAACGTTGGTGCTGCTACTGAGCCAGAAATGAAAGAAAAGAAGGCTCGCGTAGAAGACGCCCTGCACGCAACCCGTGCGGCTGTTGAAGAAGGTATCGTTCCCGGTGGTGGAGTAGCTATCCTTCGCGTCTCTAAAGCGATTGATGCCCTCAATCTTGAAGGTGACGAAGCAGTCGGTGCTTCTATCGTTCATCGCGCAGTTCAATCACCTCTGAAACAACTTTGCTCTAACGCTGGCATCGAAGGTGCCGTTGTTGTGCAGAAGGTACTCGAAGGTGACGGATCACTTGGATATAACGTAGCAACCGACGAATACGAAGATCTGATCAAAGCAGGTGTAGTTGACCCCACTAAGGTTACTCGCACGGCTCTGCAGAATGCATCTTCTGTTGCCGGTCTCCTATTGACAACTGAGTGTTTGATTACGGACATCCCAGAAGATACCCCTGAACCAGCTGGTCACGACCATGGTGGTGGAATGGGTGGCATGGGCGGCATGATGTAA
- a CDS encoding 3-methyladenine DNA glycosylase yields the protein MQEPPNTKQIALQDWQQREEKYHLRIRPWMDAFRHRRERRQTHPVHDFLFEYYQFNRKLVYNWHPAIGDKLSGPDARKFLEDSHFSESNSVFFLDPLKMTDAESHRMDWVCSLITAAMNNPERTNCYGLHEWAMVYKSDCIRHESTPLRLKPEQIEATIESANICCTHYDAFRFFTQKAKPLNSLQPTPDERRINDQFGCVHFNMDLFKWCYKLHPWISSELTLDCFLLAVEARELDMRASPYDLQAFGYAPILIETTEGKQQYQSQQKAIAAKGRKLATHFLKECSELTGEC from the coding sequence ATGCAGGAACCGCCTAATACAAAACAAATCGCTCTTCAGGATTGGCAGCAAAGGGAAGAGAAATATCACTTACGAATAAGGCCCTGGATGGATGCCTTTCGGCATCGCCGAGAAAGAAGACAAACTCATCCTGTTCACGATTTCCTATTCGAATACTATCAGTTCAATCGAAAGCTCGTCTATAATTGGCATCCAGCCATTGGAGATAAGTTATCAGGTCCAGATGCCAGGAAATTTTTAGAGGATTCACACTTCAGCGAATCAAACTCTGTATTTTTCTTGGATCCGCTTAAGATGACTGATGCCGAATCCCATAGAATGGATTGGGTTTGTAGTCTCATCACTGCGGCAATGAATAATCCAGAACGGACTAACTGCTATGGGCTCCATGAGTGGGCCATGGTATACAAGTCAGACTGTATTCGACATGAAAGTACACCCCTCCGGCTGAAACCGGAACAAATTGAAGCCACTATTGAATCCGCAAATATCTGTTGTACGCACTACGATGCTTTTCGCTTTTTCACACAAAAAGCCAAACCGCTAAACTCGCTACAACCTACTCCAGACGAACGAAGAATTAACGACCAGTTCGGTTGTGTGCATTTCAACATGGACCTATTCAAGTGGTGTTACAAATTGCACCCCTGGATCAGCAGTGAGCTGACTTTAGATTGTTTTCTCCTTGCGGTGGAAGCGAGAGAGTTAGACATGCGAGCGAGTCCGTACGATCTGCAAGCGTTCGGGTATGCTCCCATCCTCATCGAAACGACAGAAGGAAAGCAGCAATACCAGTCCCAACAAAAAGCCATTGCCGCTAAAGGGCGTAAATTGGCAACACACTTCCTGAAAGAATGTTCAGAGCTCACTGGCGAATGTTAG
- a CDS encoding co-chaperone GroES, which produces MSQIKPLGNRVLLKRVEEDEQVKGGIIIPDSAKEKPQEAEVVALGTGKKSDDGSEHVFAVTIGDRVLTSKYGGTEVKVGDVDYILVDEDDILGIVE; this is translated from the coding sequence ATGAGTCAGATCAAACCTCTCGGTAACCGAGTTCTCCTCAAACGTGTTGAGGAAGATGAGCAAGTAAAAGGCGGAATCATCATTCCCGACTCCGCCAAGGAAAAACCCCAGGAAGCCGAAGTGGTAGCACTCGGTACTGGTAAAAAGTCAGACGACGGTAGCGAACATGTGTTTGCTGTTACTATTGGTGACCGTGTTCTCACCAGCAAATATGGTGGAACTGAAGTCAAAGTTGGAGACGTCGACTACATCCTCGTGGATGAAGATGACATTCTCGGCATCGTTGAATAA
- a CDS encoding tetratricopeptide repeat protein, whose protein sequence is MWNLNLQRQLPKQALVLAFGFTLADLHGETITWSEHVAPILYQNCITCHREEAVAPFSLLSYDDSKDRAEKIVEAVGTKAMPPWMPAPFHGPSIMGERRLSDEEIGVISQWAEQGAKRGSSRRAPKAPKFSDTWTMGEPDLVLQLQESYTHSEDGNELFRNFVIPVPLTEPKHVQLVEFLPGAQSSIRQAIIQVDESDGSRRRDATDAGPGFPGGRLIKTLNSSGQFIGWSSGRNPYEAHEGTSWLLQPNTNLVVQLRMQATETPEVINPRIGLYFSEAAPTKPTDYFLLRSSGIDIPAGERNHLVEQSLNVPVAVSVLGILPRVHTLAKNVELLAELPNGQQQWMLRIPEWDPKWQRDYRFEEPMVIPAGSKMLVRYTFDNSAANSRNPHSPPKRVILDQTSSDEVAEVFIELLLHNPEDRAAVQNAQLDFEMRQAGGGAEYFYQVGVEMEQLGRTQDAITAYERTVQEDSTQAKANNRLGAIYEGQGNKTQAEYYYREAMDADSSFHVARLNLGRFLRRANREQAAAKIFQDTLDIDPTYLSARIELSSLLLEQKLVKSAIKLLEDGLKLDPSEPYLNLQVGKLYVMDKKPEASMRFFEVAAKGTEENLKYEIPLNSVLIEAHLIPARMFDAGGNPEQMHYFLDQIFEIDPANVEARLMLVNKLLESRQEVEARKHLEFLLKLPPEEQPAPPQLIAILSFPQGVRLLADVYKRTQRAEIGKGILTQALDVAKQRRHQIWITQLQNDLARYR, encoded by the coding sequence ATGTGGAATCTTAATCTACAAAGACAATTACCTAAGCAAGCCCTGGTTCTTGCGTTTGGATTTACTTTAGCGGACCTTCACGGTGAGACAATCACTTGGTCTGAACATGTTGCTCCCATTCTATACCAGAATTGCATTACCTGCCATAGAGAAGAGGCTGTGGCTCCTTTCTCGCTCTTAAGCTACGATGACTCAAAAGATCGTGCAGAAAAGATAGTGGAAGCAGTTGGAACCAAGGCTATGCCACCGTGGATGCCTGCACCTTTTCATGGTCCAAGCATAATGGGTGAGCGTCGACTTTCCGATGAGGAAATAGGTGTGATCAGTCAGTGGGCGGAGCAGGGAGCAAAGCGTGGCAGTTCGCGACGAGCCCCCAAGGCACCTAAGTTTTCAGATACTTGGACGATGGGTGAACCAGACTTGGTGTTACAGCTTCAGGAGTCCTACACTCATTCTGAAGATGGAAACGAACTATTTAGAAACTTTGTGATTCCAGTGCCTCTTACTGAGCCAAAACATGTGCAATTGGTGGAGTTCTTACCGGGTGCACAATCATCGATACGCCAAGCAATCATCCAAGTGGATGAATCGGATGGGTCTCGTCGCAGGGATGCTACCGATGCTGGGCCAGGCTTTCCCGGAGGCAGATTGATTAAAACTCTCAATTCTTCTGGGCAGTTTATTGGCTGGTCATCAGGTCGCAATCCTTACGAGGCACACGAAGGTACCTCGTGGCTATTGCAGCCGAACACAAATCTGGTTGTTCAACTGCGAATGCAAGCTACAGAAACACCGGAAGTTATTAACCCAAGGATCGGACTTTATTTTTCGGAAGCGGCACCTACCAAGCCGACGGACTATTTTTTACTACGTTCCAGTGGAATCGATATCCCGGCTGGCGAAAGGAATCATCTTGTAGAGCAAAGCCTAAATGTTCCCGTTGCTGTCTCTGTTCTTGGTATTTTGCCGCGTGTTCATACCTTGGCAAAAAATGTAGAGCTACTTGCCGAGCTTCCTAACGGGCAGCAGCAATGGATGCTAAGGATTCCTGAGTGGGATCCGAAATGGCAGAGGGACTATCGTTTTGAGGAGCCCATGGTAATCCCAGCCGGCTCGAAGATGTTGGTTCGGTACACATTCGATAACTCAGCCGCAAATAGTAGAAATCCACATAGTCCACCGAAACGAGTCATCTTGGATCAAACTTCCTCCGACGAAGTGGCCGAAGTGTTCATCGAATTGCTTCTCCACAATCCTGAAGATAGGGCTGCGGTTCAGAATGCCCAATTAGACTTTGAGATGCGTCAGGCCGGAGGAGGTGCTGAATATTTTTATCAAGTGGGTGTGGAAATGGAGCAATTGGGACGTACCCAAGATGCTATCACTGCTTACGAGAGAACGGTTCAGGAAGATTCCACGCAGGCGAAAGCCAACAATAGACTAGGAGCTATCTATGAAGGGCAGGGCAACAAGACTCAGGCTGAATATTATTACCGTGAAGCCATGGATGCTGATAGTTCTTTTCATGTTGCTCGGTTGAATCTGGGGCGATTTCTACGTAGAGCGAATCGTGAACAGGCGGCAGCAAAAATTTTTCAGGACACGTTGGATATTGATCCTACCTATTTGAGCGCACGAATTGAACTGTCATCTCTGCTGCTAGAGCAAAAGCTAGTAAAGTCGGCGATCAAACTCCTCGAAGACGGGTTGAAGCTCGATCCATCGGAGCCCTATCTGAATCTGCAGGTAGGGAAGTTATATGTCATGGATAAGAAGCCTGAGGCTTCCATGCGTTTCTTTGAGGTTGCTGCTAAAGGAACCGAAGAAAATCTAAAGTATGAGATTCCTCTGAATTCCGTGCTGATTGAAGCGCATTTGATTCCTGCTCGAATGTTCGATGCCGGCGGTAACCCAGAACAAATGCATTATTTTCTCGATCAGATATTTGAGATTGATCCTGCCAATGTCGAAGCTCGGTTGATGCTGGTGAACAAGCTATTGGAGTCGCGACAGGAAGTAGAAGCGCGCAAGCATTTGGAATTTCTTCTTAAATTGCCACCAGAAGAGCAGCCCGCTCCTCCTCAATTGATTGCCATCCTTTCCTTCCCGCAAGGGGTGCGACTTTTAGCAGATGTCTATAAGCGCACGCAACGGGCTGAGATCGGAAAAGGAATTCTAACCCAGGCGTTGGATGTGGCGAAACAGAGAAGGCATCAAATCTGGATTACCCAATTGCAAAACGACCTTGCACGTTATCGGTAA
- a CDS encoding SDR family oxidoreductase, with protein MSKKIVVTGATKGLGRALVEGFVRGGNQVYGCGRSSSGVQYLQESFPEHIFNQVDVTDFEQVSTWADSIISQFGSPDLLINNAALMNSNAALWELEVEEVKSLFDVNIQGVFHCIKAFVPTMVKNETGIVVNLSSGWGRSTSPEVAPYCASKWAMEGLSKAMAQELPHGMACIPLNPGIINTDMLKSCFGPGADSYPGAMEWAKQAVPYILALSPRDNGQSLTVP; from the coding sequence ATGAGTAAAAAGATCGTTGTCACGGGAGCCACAAAAGGATTGGGCCGAGCCTTAGTTGAAGGTTTTGTTCGAGGAGGAAATCAAGTTTATGGCTGTGGCCGTTCGAGCTCGGGAGTTCAATACCTCCAAGAAAGTTTTCCTGAGCATATTTTCAATCAAGTGGATGTAACTGACTTCGAGCAGGTTTCTACCTGGGCAGATTCCATCATTAGTCAATTTGGGTCACCCGACCTCCTCATTAATAACGCTGCGCTCATGAATTCAAACGCTGCGCTTTGGGAACTTGAAGTGGAGGAGGTAAAGTCACTCTTTGATGTCAACATCCAGGGAGTTTTCCACTGTATCAAAGCTTTCGTACCCACCATGGTGAAAAACGAAACAGGCATCGTCGTAAACTTGAGCTCGGGCTGGGGACGAAGCACGTCCCCTGAAGTAGCCCCATATTGCGCCTCCAAATGGGCGATGGAAGGATTGAGCAAAGCGATGGCTCAAGAACTTCCGCATGGGATGGCCTGTATTCCTCTGAACCCGGGTATCATTAACACAGACATGCTGAAAAGTTGTTTTGGCCCTGGGGCAGACAGTTATCCAGGCGCTATGGAATGGGCGAAACAAGCAGTTCCCTATATCCTAGCACTTTCCCCCAGGGACAATGGCCAATCGCTCACGGTCCCTTAG